A region of Methanocorpusculum labreanum Z DNA encodes the following proteins:
- a CDS encoding C1 family peptidase: MSIPTRLLLLGLLLASLFIIPAAADLPSSYDMRDVNLTPVITDQGIYGVCWAFASISSLESSMIRQDPETYTGIDLSPFSVVYYTYNRDELVDLASPYPGLEGIAGDTTHIDEIDPPDNISGLLLGGDLTQAMYTLAAGFGAVNESTTPFDSYGNNTAPSADTAISENEIVLDSVIIIPPTEIEDVKTMMLEKGAPAVGFFFNPAEPYLEELENGDWMYSLGDTNREDLESAGGHAVILIGWDDAFSKEQFYVTPKQDGAWLAQNSWGSNLSNITYFWMPYEELTYPITFFVGTEPWVGHTYQYDGGTLVLNESLTQTSASISNIFTCGGNEEIQAVSLDTNQSVNYTLRVYTDPLPDEPDSGTLLAEQEGVIAFPGYYTIRLDEPVPIEKGQTFSVVYDLEGREPLNISIDTSAVSEEVETVTFAKAGQSYLNDGTGWTDLSADGKTNLRIKAFTNDMVFWIGMDPISASMKERSVSVSGTTNFAAGKEIMVTLFYPDGEVKRETAVVKKGSLANFWEVTFSPVKMTEEEFFVSAERNGVLMESGFVPEGFTGMLVFGEKQTILPAMGVI; encoded by the coding sequence ATGTCCATACCAACCCGCCTTCTTCTCCTCGGACTTCTCCTCGCCTCGCTCTTCATCATCCCCGCCGCCGCAGACCTGCCGTCCTCCTACGATATGCGGGATGTAAACCTCACCCCCGTGATTACCGATCAGGGAATCTATGGGGTCTGCTGGGCTTTCGCCAGCATCAGTTCGCTTGAGTCCAGTATGATCAGACAGGATCCAGAAACATACACCGGCATCGATCTCTCCCCGTTTTCGGTGGTCTACTACACCTACAACCGTGATGAACTGGTCGACCTCGCATCTCCATATCCGGGACTCGAAGGGATAGCGGGCGACACCACGCACATCGATGAAATCGATCCGCCGGACAACATCTCCGGGCTTCTTCTCGGGGGAGATCTAACCCAGGCGATGTATACTCTTGCCGCCGGATTCGGCGCCGTCAATGAATCCACCACCCCCTTCGATTCCTACGGGAACAATACCGCCCCATCAGCAGACACGGCGATATCGGAGAACGAGATCGTTCTGGACTCCGTAATTATAATCCCACCGACGGAAATCGAAGACGTAAAGACGATGATGCTCGAAAAGGGAGCACCTGCGGTCGGATTTTTCTTTAATCCTGCCGAGCCCTATCTGGAAGAGCTGGAAAACGGGGACTGGATGTATTCTCTTGGAGATACAAACAGGGAAGACCTGGAATCAGCCGGAGGGCATGCAGTTATTCTGATCGGCTGGGATGATGCATTTTCTAAAGAGCAGTTCTATGTGACGCCAAAACAGGACGGCGCATGGCTGGCCCAGAATTCGTGGGGGAGCAATCTCTCGAACATCACCTACTTCTGGATGCCGTATGAGGAACTGACCTATCCGATCACGTTCTTCGTCGGAACCGAGCCATGGGTCGGGCACACTTATCAGTATGACGGGGGAACGCTAGTTCTGAATGAATCCTTGACCCAAACTTCGGCATCCATCAGCAATATTTTCACATGCGGCGGGAATGAAGAGATCCAGGCCGTATCTCTCGATACGAACCAGTCGGTGAACTACACGCTGCGTGTTTACACCGATCCTCTGCCGGATGAGCCGGATTCCGGGACACTGCTTGCAGAGCAGGAGGGGGTAATCGCATTCCCCGGATACTATACGATCCGGCTGGATGAGCCGGTCCCAATCGAGAAGGGGCAGACCTTTTCGGTTGTCTACGATCTTGAGGGGAGGGAGCCTCTGAATATCTCGATCGACACCTCCGCAGTGTCAGAGGAGGTCGAGACGGTGACCTTTGCAAAAGCGGGCCAGAGTTATCTGAATGACGGGACGGGGTGGACGGATCTGAGCGCGGACGGGAAGACAAATCTGCGGATCAAGGCGTTTACAAACGACATGGTGTTTTGGATCGGTATGGATCCAATCTCCGCTTCGATGAAGGAGCGAAGTGTTTCGGTTTCCGGAACGACGAACTTCGCGGCCGGAAAAGAGATCATGGTTACACTTTTCTACCCGGATGGGGAGGTTAAAAGGGAGACGGCAGTGGTGAAGAAAGGTTCTCTGGCAAATTTCTGGGAGGTTACGTTCTCTCCAGTGAAGATGACGGAGGAGGAGTTTTTTGTGTCGGCGGAGCGAAACGGGGTGCTGATGGAGAGCGGATTTGTGCCGGAAGGGTTTACAGGGATGCTGGTTTTCGGGGAGAAACAGACGATCCTGCCGGCGATGGGAGTGATTTAG
- a CDS encoding VOC family protein, with product MQFRMIHNNINVLDLDRSMKFYAEALGLFEVKRIVPESGDVTIVFLGDGQSDHKLELTQVTGRTKPYEPGDNGRHLAFSTDDFQGSLEKHQKMGCVKSVNEASGIYYLEDPDGYTIEILPIGRG from the coding sequence ATGCAGTTTCGGATGATCCACAACAATATCAACGTGCTCGACCTCGACCGGTCGATGAAGTTCTATGCAGAAGCTTTGGGACTTTTTGAAGTAAAACGGATCGTGCCCGAGTCAGGGGACGTTACGATCGTCTTTTTAGGCGACGGACAGTCGGATCACAAACTGGAACTCACGCAGGTTACCGGCCGAACAAAACCGTATGAGCCGGGCGACAACGGAAGACATCTGGCGTTCTCGACCGATGATTTTCAGGGCTCGCTCGAAAAACACCAGAAGATGGGCTGCGTGAAGTCGGTCAACGAGGCAAGTGGTATCTATTACCTCGAGGATCCGGACGGATACACGATCGAAATCCTGCCAATCGGCAGAGGATGA
- a CDS encoding preprotein translocase subunit Sec61beta, which translates to MAAKSSGRGLSSSAGLVTYYDADDRKAFHIKPTVVLVVAGVIGVVIYLLNLFI; encoded by the coding sequence ATGGCAGCAAAGAGCTCGGGCAGAGGACTAAGTTCATCAGCAGGTCTGGTTACCTACTACGATGCGGATGACCGCAAAGCGTTCCACATTAAACCAACGGTTGTTTTAGTGGTCGCGGGCGTCATCGGCGTCGTAATTTACCTGCTGAACCTTTTCATCTAA
- a CDS encoding amidohydrolase family protein translates to MQEEILEGMAFIGEEFTPQNVEIVIENGRISEITERKTTSTQWIVPAFFNAHTHIGDTVGMDTKIDRPLAELVAPPNGLKHRLLRETPARRLVSAMQDTIAFMKATGTLGFADFREGGTSGVDLLNQAADPSVGMVIFGRDGGEFSARGFGLSSAKGTKEEEETVRLAKAAGKLFAVHAGEAGVKDIDVAFSLEPDLIIHATHFTGAHIREAADCDIPIVICPRSNWLLGATADSRRPPVREMLDAGCRVFLGTDNAMFVAPDMFAEAAFLQTIYKIDSGNILRMMTDGFSLLGRRNRIEAGGPADLLLLDGGYPGRWTQDPRTSLLNRVGSRGITRVISGWNTNSL, encoded by the coding sequence ATGCAGGAGGAGATACTGGAAGGAATGGCATTCATCGGCGAGGAGTTTACCCCGCAGAATGTCGAAATCGTCATCGAAAACGGGCGTATCTCAGAGATTACCGAGCGGAAAACCACTTCCACGCAATGGATCGTCCCTGCTTTTTTCAACGCGCATACTCACATCGGCGACACGGTCGGGATGGATACAAAAATCGACCGGCCGCTGGCGGAACTGGTCGCCCCGCCCAACGGGTTGAAGCACAGACTTTTGCGGGAGACGCCGGCTCGCCGTCTGGTCTCTGCGATGCAGGATACGATTGCTTTTATGAAGGCGACCGGGACGCTTGGTTTTGCGGATTTCCGGGAAGGGGGAACGTCCGGCGTCGACCTTCTCAATCAGGCGGCCGATCCGTCGGTAGGCATGGTTATTTTCGGAAGAGACGGCGGCGAGTTTTCCGCCCGCGGATTTGGTCTTTCCAGTGCGAAAGGAACGAAAGAAGAGGAAGAAACGGTCCGCCTCGCAAAAGCTGCCGGCAAACTCTTCGCCGTGCATGCAGGCGAGGCGGGCGTTAAGGATATAGATGTTGCTTTTTCCCTCGAACCCGATCTGATCATCCATGCCACGCATTTCACGGGAGCCCACATCCGGGAAGCGGCCGATTGCGACATTCCGATCGTCATATGTCCGAGATCGAACTGGCTGCTTGGAGCAACTGCCGATTCCCGCCGGCCGCCGGTTCGTGAAATGCTGGATGCCGGATGCCGGGTTTTTCTTGGGACCGACAATGCGATGTTTGTGGCTCCGGATATGTTTGCCGAGGCAGCCTTTCTCCAAACCATATACAAAATCGATTCCGGCAATATCCTTCGGATGATGACGGACGGCTTCTCCCTTCTTGGCCGAAGGAACAGAATCGAGGCGGGAGGGCCTGCCGACCTCCTCCTTCTTGACGGAGGGTATCCCGGCCGCTGGACGCAGGATCCCCGCACATCTCTCTTAAATCGGGTTGGGTCGCGGGGTATCACTCGGGTCATTTCCGGGTGGAATACCAACTCTTTATAA
- a CDS encoding universal stress protein, which produces MFTKILVAIDGSDISKSAFNKAIELAKMSKAELHAIYVIESGMISPGPVDASWELIYQRFEKEGRDIMEELVEDASKKGVIVTPHLEAGHAGDTIINMASELECDLIVVGSRGKSKLDRLLIGSVSSHIITYAKTNTLIIKK; this is translated from the coding sequence ATGTTTACCAAGATACTTGTTGCGATTGACGGATCCGACATCAGCAAGAGTGCATTCAATAAAGCGATTGAACTGGCAAAAATGTCCAAAGCCGAGTTGCATGCGATCTACGTTATCGAGTCGGGCATGATCTCGCCCGGTCCGGTGGATGCTTCCTGGGAACTGATCTACCAGCGCTTCGAGAAAGAAGGCCGGGATATCATGGAAGAACTTGTCGAGGATGCATCCAAGAAAGGCGTGATAGTTACGCCCCATCTTGAAGCAGGACATGCCGGCGATACGATCATCAACATGGCTTCCGAACTGGAGTGCGATCTGATCGTTGTCGGATCCCGCGGAAAGAGCAAACTCGACCGCCTTCTTATCGGCAGTGTTTCTTCACATATCATTACATATGCGAAAACCAACACCCTGATCATCAAAAAATAA
- a CDS encoding CBS domain-containing protein, with product MLAKDYMTKDVVTVEIPSGRDDVLRILKRTGISGVPVVKGPEKKLLGIVTRKDILRKPEETQVALLMSSEPLTIRPEVTLSEAAEIMTKMNVRRLPVVEGDNLIGILSVSDLVGAVAKLRDVREIRHGFVSKRTYAMWEETPLPVVGRIMELAHTDAMPILNSENQLTGIISERDLIRCSSIEDDVQTSDFSTGTDDDEWTWESIRDNHTISYGVSKVELPNRPVKVCMVRKVIAVPNNAEVSDCALRMKRGRVDQMPIIDNDQRLSGMLFDRDLIKALIK from the coding sequence ATGTTAGCAAAAGATTACATGACAAAAGACGTTGTCACGGTCGAGATCCCCTCAGGCCGCGATGATGTTTTACGTATTCTCAAGCGGACCGGAATCAGTGGTGTTCCGGTGGTGAAAGGTCCGGAGAAGAAACTCCTCGGTATCGTTACCAGAAAGGATATTCTGCGTAAACCGGAGGAGACTCAGGTTGCACTTCTGATGTCATCCGAGCCGCTGACGATCCGCCCGGAGGTTACCCTCTCGGAAGCTGCAGAAATCATGACGAAGATGAATGTCCGCCGTCTGCCCGTTGTCGAAGGAGACAATCTCATAGGCATATTAAGCGTCTCCGATCTTGTCGGCGCAGTTGCCAAACTTCGGGACGTTCGCGAGATTAGACATGGTTTCGTCAGCAAAAGGACGTATGCGATGTGGGAAGAAACCCCTCTCCCGGTCGTCGGCCGGATCATGGAGCTTGCCCACACCGATGCAATGCCCATTCTCAACTCGGAGAACCAGCTCACCGGTATTATTTCCGAGCGTGACCTTATCAGATGTTCAAGCATTGAGGATGATGTTCAGACGAGCGACTTTTCGACCGGAACGGATGATGATGAGTGGACCTGGGAAAGCATCCGCGATAATCACACGATTTCCTACGGCGTCTCCAAAGTCGAGCTTCCAAACCGTCCTGTAAAGGTCTGCATGGTCAGAAAAGTCATTGCCGTCCCCAATAATGCGGAAGTCAGCGACTGTGCTCTGCGGATGAAACGCGGCCGGGTCGATCAGATGCCGATCATCGATAACGATCAGCGGCTTTCGGGCATGCTGTTTGACCGGGACCTGATCAAGGCTCTCATCAAATAA
- a CDS encoding thioredoxin family protein, translating into MTKPVLYDFFATWCGPCRIQSPIVHDLAKKMEGLVDVQMVDVDEHGDLANKYSISVVPTLIIEKDGKVIQRLEGVTDAATLESLLKALI; encoded by the coding sequence ATGACAAAACCGGTATTGTACGACTTCTTCGCCACCTGGTGCGGACCCTGCAGAATTCAGAGCCCAATCGTCCATGATCTTGCCAAAAAAATGGAAGGCTTGGTTGATGTCCAGATGGTCGATGTGGATGAGCATGGGGACCTTGCCAACAAGTATTCCATCAGTGTAGTCCCGACTCTCATCATCGAAAAGGACGGGAAGGTCATCCAGCGTCTGGAGGGAGTGACCGACGCTGCAACTCTCGAGAGCCTTTTGAAGGCCCTTATCTAA
- a CDS encoding aldolase has translation MQPDFPRIGKRLFAEHLVGGNFGNMSVRTDDGYFITKTGSYLDADPEQIVLMPLNGRVTPGASSEWRVHTAVYNASEHKAIVHAHPPYAVALSLLADAEIETIDSEGHLLAPTIQVVEGPCGSQQLADVVAKGLSSANIVIAKGHGTFAAGRDLDQAYLYTSLAEHCCKVLHLTKTYR, from the coding sequence ATGCAGCCCGACTTTCCCCGAATCGGCAAACGGTTGTTTGCGGAACACTTGGTTGGAGGAAACTTCGGCAACATGAGTGTAAGAACCGATGATGGATATTTCATCACGAAAACCGGATCCTACCTCGACGCGGACCCCGAACAGATCGTCCTTATGCCCCTAAACGGCAGGGTCACTCCCGGAGCATCCAGCGAATGGCGGGTGCATACTGCAGTCTACAATGCCTCGGAACACAAAGCGATCGTCCACGCCCACCCGCCGTATGCCGTGGCCCTCTCGCTCCTCGCCGACGCCGAAATCGAGACGATCGACAGCGAAGGACACCTGCTCGCCCCGACAATCCAGGTCGTCGAAGGCCCGTGCGGATCACAGCAGCTTGCAGATGTAGTGGCAAAAGGCCTTTCATCTGCCAACATCGTCATTGCCAAAGGTCACGGGACCTTTGCAGCCGGCCGCGATCTGGATCAGGCTTATCTTTACACCTCGCTCGCCGAACACTGCTGCAAAGTCCTGCATCTGACGAAAACCTACAGATAA
- the argF gene encoding ornithine carbamoyltransferase, with amino-acid sequence MKKDFLSITDLSAEEYEDILTLAARLKRQRYAGVPHPLLAGKTLAMIFEKASTRTRMSFDVGMYDLGGYALYLNAKDTQLGRGETVADTARVMSRYVHGAIMRTYKHETITEFAKYASIPVINALSDKEHPCQIMADSLTLKEKFGELDGLKIAWIGDGNNVCNSLIMASVQTGMEIAVGTPKGYEPDPAAVKFAKENGGKVTIYDDPVRAVSDAHAIYTDTWISMGEEDIKETKLKDFVGYQLDTALLNKAADDALVLHCLPAHRGEEITDEVIDSMQSGVWDQAENRLHAQKAILVRLMTQGY; translated from the coding sequence ATGAAAAAAGATTTTCTTTCGATCACCGACCTCTCGGCAGAGGAGTATGAAGACATTCTCACCCTGGCTGCCCGACTCAAACGCCAGCGGTATGCCGGCGTCCCCCACCCGCTTCTCGCCGGAAAAACCCTCGCAATGATCTTCGAAAAGGCATCCACCAGAACGCGGATGTCGTTTGACGTCGGCATGTACGATCTCGGCGGATATGCACTCTACCTGAATGCTAAAGACACACAGCTCGGACGCGGGGAAACCGTCGCCGATACGGCACGGGTGATGTCCAGATACGTACACGGAGCGATCATGCGGACCTACAAACACGAGACGATCACCGAGTTCGCCAAATACGCATCCATCCCGGTGATCAACGCCCTTTCCGATAAAGAGCATCCCTGCCAAATCATGGCAGACTCATTAACCCTCAAAGAAAAATTCGGAGAGCTGGACGGGCTGAAGATCGCCTGGATCGGCGACGGGAATAATGTCTGTAATTCGCTGATAATGGCCTCCGTGCAAACCGGCATGGAAATCGCTGTCGGAACCCCGAAAGGATACGAACCCGATCCGGCTGCCGTGAAGTTCGCCAAAGAAAACGGCGGGAAAGTCACCATCTACGATGATCCGGTCAGAGCCGTCAGCGATGCCCACGCAATTTACACCGACACCTGGATCTCGATGGGCGAAGAAGACATCAAAGAAACCAAGCTCAAAGACTTCGTCGGCTACCAGCTCGACACCGCCCTGTTAAACAAAGCGGCGGACGACGCTCTCGTTCTCCACTGTCTTCCGGCCCACCGGGGCGAGGAGATCACGGACGAAGTCATCGATTCCATGCAGAGCGGGGTCTGGGATCAGGCGGAGAACCGGCTGCATGCCCAGAAAGCCATCCTCGTTCGGCTGATGACCCAAGGATACTAA
- the purD gene encoding phosphoribosylamine--glycine ligase has product MKILVAGGGGREHAICLALTKNANVELYSVMGKKNPGIAKIARESFIHAETDVPAVLAFAKEHNIQYAVVGPEAPLEAGLVDALTKAGIGCVGPVKAAARIETDKGFCRGLMNKYGIDGCPAYKLCNTPKEAAEFIREYPGDLAVKPTGLTGGKGVKVMGEQVDREGAVEYAMTLKDQVIILEERLLGEEFTLMAFVDGKHLVPMPLVQDHKRAFEGDVGPNTGGMGSYSLENHKFPFVTEDDYAKAISIMQATIDALAQEGSPYKGILYGQFMNTKTGPKVIEFNARFGDPEAMNVLSILTSDFLTIAEHIINGTLSANDVSFEEKATVCKYIVPMDYPDKPHAGDVITVGPAENTILYYANIALENGVLMTLTSRTMAYVGIGASLAEAEKYAEAACRNVSGNVRYRSDIGTEALFAKRIAHMKELRS; this is encoded by the coding sequence ATGAAAATATTAGTGGCCGGAGGTGGCGGAAGGGAACACGCCATCTGCTTAGCACTCACCAAAAATGCGAACGTTGAACTCTACTCAGTCATGGGGAAAAAGAATCCGGGCATCGCAAAAATAGCCCGCGAATCCTTCATCCACGCAGAAACGGACGTACCCGCAGTTCTTGCATTCGCAAAAGAACACAATATCCAATATGCCGTTGTCGGACCCGAAGCCCCGCTCGAAGCAGGTCTCGTCGATGCCCTTACAAAAGCAGGAATCGGGTGTGTGGGCCCGGTCAAAGCTGCTGCACGCATCGAAACCGACAAGGGATTTTGCCGCGGCCTCATGAATAAATACGGAATCGACGGCTGCCCGGCATACAAACTCTGCAATACCCCCAAAGAAGCCGCCGAATTCATTCGCGAATATCCAGGCGATCTTGCAGTCAAACCGACCGGCCTTACCGGCGGAAAAGGGGTCAAAGTCATGGGCGAACAGGTCGACCGCGAAGGGGCCGTCGAATACGCCATGACCTTGAAAGATCAGGTCATCATCCTCGAAGAACGCCTTCTCGGCGAAGAGTTCACGTTGATGGCATTCGTCGACGGCAAACATCTCGTTCCCATGCCGCTCGTTCAGGATCACAAACGCGCCTTTGAAGGAGATGTCGGCCCCAACACCGGCGGGATGGGATCCTACTCGCTCGAAAACCACAAGTTCCCCTTTGTTACCGAAGACGACTATGCTAAGGCGATCTCCATCATGCAGGCGACCATCGACGCGCTCGCACAAGAGGGAAGTCCTTACAAAGGTATTCTCTACGGCCAATTTATGAACACAAAGACCGGGCCGAAAGTGATCGAGTTCAATGCACGGTTCGGTGACCCCGAAGCGATGAACGTGTTGTCGATCCTGACCTCGGATTTCCTGACCATCGCAGAACACATCATCAACGGCACGCTTTCGGCAAACGACGTCTCCTTTGAGGAGAAAGCCACGGTCTGCAAATATATCGTGCCGATGGACTACCCCGACAAACCTCATGCAGGCGATGTCATCACCGTCGGGCCGGCAGAGAATACCATTCTCTATTATGCAAACATCGCTTTGGAAAACGGTGTCCTGATGACCCTGACCTCCCGCACGATGGCATACGTTGGGATCGGGGCCTCGCTTGCTGAAGCGGAAAAATATGCGGAAGCAGCCTGCAGGAATGTATCCGGCAACGTCAGATACCGGAGTGATATCGGAACAGAGGCGCTGTTTGCAAAACGCATCGCCCACATGAAGGAATTAAGATCATGA
- the pyrE gene encoding orotate phosphoribosyltransferase, whose protein sequence is MVNRILDLLIQYKAVEFGDFTLASGAQSKYYIDVKTAIMQPELLSEIAAEVAKKYDFECIAGVAVGGVPLAVAVSLAANKPCAVIRAAAKDHGKSQMIIGNVKGQRVLLIEDVTTSGGSSKYGVEELRKAGALIDSVVTVVDREGGAEELLAAEGITLHPLVKASELLA, encoded by the coding sequence ATGGTAAACAGAATATTAGACCTTCTGATTCAATATAAGGCAGTGGAATTCGGGGATTTCACCCTCGCGTCCGGTGCTCAAAGCAAATACTACATCGATGTAAAAACGGCGATCATGCAGCCGGAACTCCTCTCCGAGATTGCAGCTGAAGTCGCGAAAAAATACGATTTCGAGTGTATCGCGGGCGTCGCCGTTGGAGGGGTCCCGCTCGCCGTGGCCGTATCTCTGGCAGCAAATAAACCGTGCGCCGTCATCCGGGCAGCAGCAAAAGACCATGGAAAAAGTCAGATGATCATCGGAAACGTAAAAGGACAACGGGTCCTGTTAATCGAAGACGTCACGACGTCGGGCGGTTCATCAAAGTACGGCGTCGAAGAACTGCGGAAAGCCGGAGCGCTGATCGATTCCGTCGTCACCGTCGTTGACCGGGAAGGCGGGGCAGAAGAACTTCTCGCCGCAGAAGGGATCACGCTGCACCCGCTCGTGAAAGCGAGCGAACTTCTCGCATAA
- a CDS encoding CDP-2,3-bis-(O-geranylgeranyl)-sn-glycerol synthase, with translation MIPAYIPNPAAALLGGGTPVDFGKCAKDGRRILGDGKTWRGLIGGIVVGIIFGLMQIFLYNYFNLEFLPKQTIITVCALATGALLGDMVKSYFKRRLGKDRGAKWPIADMYDMVVGSLVLMTLALLVTGNLNWFTENFDSVGFLIATIIAILILSPLLHRGTNIIGYLLGLKDVPW, from the coding sequence ATGATACCGGCATACATTCCAAATCCTGCCGCAGCTTTGCTCGGCGGAGGGACACCAGTCGATTTCGGTAAATGCGCCAAAGACGGACGGAGGATCCTTGGAGATGGAAAAACCTGGCGCGGATTGATCGGCGGTATTGTCGTTGGTATCATATTCGGATTAATGCAGATCTTTCTGTATAATTACTTCAATCTGGAATTCCTGCCGAAACAGACGATAATCACCGTATGTGCCCTCGCCACAGGAGCACTTCTCGGAGATATGGTCAAAAGCTACTTCAAGCGCAGATTGGGAAAAGACCGGGGAGCCAAATGGCCGATCGCGGATATGTATGATATGGTTGTTGGATCCCTTGTTCTGATGACACTCGCATTACTCGTGACAGGGAATCTCAATTGGTTCACCGAAAATTTCGACTCGGTCGGATTCCTGATCGCGACCATTATTGCCATCCTCATACTATCACCTCTATTACATAGAGGAACAAATATTATCGGATACTTACTCGGGTTAAAGGACGTACCATGGTAA
- the tes gene encoding tetraether lipid synthase Tes — protein MTPIKRTKSLCPVCGKLLDAEIIEEDGAIWIYRTCPEHGYAKNLYWSDAEMYRRFDTYDRVGRGVENPNVDLPGECTTRCGLCANHKSGTLLANIDVTNRCNLKCEFCFANARACGYIYEPTFDEITSMLALLRNEKPVPCPAVQFSGGEPTMRDDLVDLIKKARELGFSQVQMASNGVKLAQNPELAKNLREAGLSTVYLHFDGISKETNPLLEKTSLPAIENCRKVGLGVVLVPTIIHGKNDHEIGGIIKFASKNVDIIRGINFQPVAFTGAAKEDDVLRERVTIPDITRCVEEQMGGKLKSSDFYPIPSVMTICDLIEAYTGKPQIMFCAHPHCGAATYGFVNDEGDLVPITRFVDVDKFFAEANVLAEKFKTTGKTGKYLAMATGLGKINKAVSKEEVEGIRIDLKKLIYDALVKHDYDSLGKFHENALFIGSMHFMDAFNYDTERVSRCCIHYATPDGKLIPFCTYNSGPTYREAVWKKGAKPLSE, from the coding sequence ATGACGCCAATAAAAAGAACGAAAAGCCTGTGCCCCGTCTGTGGTAAATTGCTTGACGCGGAAATCATTGAGGAGGACGGTGCAATATGGATATACCGGACCTGTCCGGAACACGGTTATGCAAAGAATCTGTACTGGTCGGATGCCGAGATGTATCGGCGGTTCGACACCTATGACCGTGTGGGAAGGGGTGTGGAAAATCCGAATGTTGACCTTCCGGGAGAATGTACGACCCGCTGCGGTCTTTGTGCAAACCATAAGTCTGGAACGCTTCTTGCCAACATCGATGTTACGAACCGCTGCAATCTGAAGTGCGAGTTCTGTTTTGCCAATGCCCGGGCCTGCGGATATATCTATGAACCGACTTTTGATGAAATCACTTCGATGCTTGCGCTTCTCAGGAACGAAAAGCCTGTCCCCTGTCCGGCGGTTCAATTTTCCGGCGGCGAGCCCACGATGCGTGACGATCTCGTCGATCTCATCAAAAAAGCCAGAGAGCTTGGTTTCAGCCAGGTTCAGATGGCATCGAACGGCGTCAAACTTGCCCAGAATCCCGAACTTGCAAAGAATCTGCGCGAAGCCGGACTCTCTACCGTCTATCTCCATTTTGACGGCATTTCCAAAGAGACGAATCCTCTTCTGGAAAAAACTTCGCTTCCGGCAATCGAAAACTGCCGGAAAGTCGGTCTTGGTGTCGTGCTTGTCCCGACGATCATCCATGGGAAGAATGATCACGAGATCGGCGGCATCATTAAGTTTGCAAGCAAGAATGTCGACATCATCCGGGGTATCAACTTCCAGCCCGTAGCCTTTACCGGCGCGGCAAAAGAGGATGATGTTCTGCGCGAACGCGTGACCATTCCCGATATCACCCGCTGCGTGGAGGAACAGATGGGCGGCAAGCTCAAATCATCCGATTTCTATCCGATCCCGTCCGTCATGACGATCTGTGATCTGATCGAGGCATACACCGGAAAACCCCAGATCATGTTCTGCGCTCACCCTCACTGCGGAGCCGCGACCTATGGATTCGTGAATGACGAGGGTGATCTCGTCCCGATCACCCGGTTCGTTGATGTTGACAAGTTCTTCGCCGAGGCAAACGTCCTCGCAGAAAAATTCAAGACGACCGGAAAAACCGGTAAATATCTGGCAATGGCCACCGGTCTTGGCAAGATCAACAAGGCCGTCTCTAAAGAAGAAGTCGAAGGCATCCGGATCGATTTAAAGAAACTCATCTACGATGCTCTCGTCAAACATGACTACGACTCGCTTGGAAAATTCCACGAAAATGCTCTCTTCATCGGCTCGATGCATTTTATGGATGCCTTCAACTACGACACCGAACGGGTATCCCGCTGCTGTATCCACTATGCGACGCCGGATGGAAAACTCATCCCGTTCTGTACGTATAACAGCGGTCCGACCTATCGGGAAGCTGTCTGGAAGAAAGGCGCAAAACCGCTGTCAGAATAA